From one Rhizobium sp. CIAT894 genomic stretch:
- the hpt gene encoding hypoxanthine phosphoribosyltransferase, which produces MPVVRGKNIEPLFTAEQIAERNHSMAREIANGPTKDLLVIAVLKGSFIFAADLIRALHDSGLAPEVEFITLSSYGIGTVSQGVRIVKDIDSDVHGRDVLLIDDILESGRTLLFAKELLFERGARNVTIAVLLDKRVKRKEKLEADYVGFECPDYFVVGYGMDVAYAFRELPFVGVVTGDA; this is translated from the coding sequence ATGCCTGTCGTGCGCGGAAAAAATATCGAGCCGCTCTTCACCGCCGAGCAAATCGCCGAGCGCAATCATTCGATGGCGCGGGAGATCGCCAACGGCCCGACCAAGGACCTGCTCGTCATCGCCGTGCTCAAGGGGTCGTTCATCTTCGCCGCCGACCTGATCCGTGCCCTGCATGATAGCGGGCTTGCCCCGGAGGTCGAGTTCATCACCCTGTCGAGCTATGGCATCGGCACCGTTTCGCAGGGCGTGCGCATCGTCAAGGATATCGACAGCGACGTGCATGGCCGCGACGTCCTGCTGATCGACGATATCCTGGAATCCGGCCGGACGCTGCTCTTTGCCAAGGAACTGCTGTTCGAGCGGGGCGCGCGCAATGTCACCATCGCCGTGCTGCTCGACAAGCGCGTCAAGCGCAAGGAAAAGCTGGAGGCTGATTATGTCGGTTTCGAATGCCCCGACTATTTCGTCGTCGGCTACGGCATGGACGTTGCCTATGCGTTTCGCGAACTGCCTTTCGTCGGCGTGGTGACCGGTGACGCCTGA
- the ftsE gene encoding cell division ATP-binding protein FtsE — translation MIHFENVGLRYGMGPEILRDLTFDIPKKSFQFLTGPSGAGKTSLLRLLFMSLQPTRGLIRMFGRDISEIPRPELPLLRRRVGIVFQDFRLLDHLTTYENVALPLRVRGKDESSYKTDVLELLKWVGLGERINVLPPVLSGGEKQRAAIARALMDRPEVLLADEPTGNVDPPMAKRLLNLFLELNRLGTAVVIATHDLALMEQVEARRMILSGGHLDIYD, via the coding sequence TTGATCCACTTCGAGAATGTCGGTTTGCGCTATGGCATGGGCCCGGAAATTCTCCGGGACCTGACCTTCGACATTCCGAAGAAATCCTTTCAATTCCTGACGGGCCCATCGGGCGCCGGCAAGACGTCGCTGCTGCGGCTGCTCTTCATGTCGCTGCAGCCGACCCGCGGCCTGATCCGCATGTTCGGGCGCGATATTTCCGAAATCCCCCGCCCGGAACTGCCGCTGCTGCGCCGCCGCGTTGGCATCGTCTTCCAGGATTTTCGCCTCCTCGACCATCTGACGACCTATGAAAATGTCGCGTTGCCCTTACGCGTACGCGGCAAGGATGAGAGTTCCTACAAGACGGACGTGCTGGAACTGCTGAAATGGGTGGGCCTCGGCGAACGCATCAACGTGCTGCCGCCGGTACTCTCCGGCGGCGAGAAACAGCGCGCCGCGATCGCCCGGGCGCTGATGGACCGGCCGGAAGTGCTGCTGGCCGACGAACCCACTGGCAACGTCGACCCGCCGATGGCCAAGCGCCTGCTCAATCTCTTTCTCGAACTGAACCGTCTCGGCACGGCCGTTGTGATCGCCACGCATGACCTGGCGCTGATGGAACAGGTGGAAGCCCGCCGCATGATCCTTTCGGGGGGGCATCTCGATATCTATGACTGA
- a CDS encoding ABC transporter permease: protein MTEPPSRNRDMAPGKAEQKRPEMRVRPTAPILPPSNIQGNALMVVISIMAFLACLTLGGVSMVRSTAASWESQISREITIQIKPDDNLDMEKALTQARDLALTFVGTKSGQIVDEAATARLLEPWLGPGLDLKDLPVPRLVVITIDESNPPDFDGMRAMLKDSIPQASLDDHRTWVDRLVSMAHTTVMIGTGILLLVFSAMVLTVVFATRGALSGNRHIVEVLHFVGAESSFVATEFQKHFLKISLKGSAIGSALAALFFASAGFWQSRTLATPETDQATALFGTFSVGVLGYAGIFATMIVIALLTTFTARLTVMRTIYEIDTLRSDPTRTDGIAS, encoded by the coding sequence ATGACTGAGCCCCCATCCAGAAACCGGGACATGGCGCCTGGCAAGGCGGAACAGAAGCGGCCGGAAATGCGCGTGCGCCCGACCGCGCCGATCCTGCCGCCGTCCAACATTCAGGGCAATGCCCTGATGGTGGTCATATCGATCATGGCCTTCCTCGCCTGCCTGACGCTCGGCGGCGTCAGCATGGTACGCTCGACGGCGGCAAGCTGGGAGAGCCAGATTTCCCGCGAGATCACCATCCAGATCAAGCCGGACGACAATCTCGACATGGAAAAGGCGCTGACACAGGCGCGTGACCTGGCGTTGACCTTCGTCGGCACCAAGAGCGGCCAGATCGTCGACGAGGCGGCAACCGCCCGCCTGCTCGAACCCTGGCTCGGTCCCGGTCTCGACCTCAAGGATCTGCCCGTCCCCCGCCTCGTCGTCATCACCATCGACGAGAGCAATCCGCCGGATTTCGATGGAATGCGGGCGATGCTCAAGGACAGCATCCCGCAGGCCAGCCTCGACGATCACCGCACCTGGGTCGACCGGCTGGTGTCCATGGCGCACACGACTGTCATGATCGGCACCGGCATCCTGCTTCTGGTCTTCTCGGCCATGGTGCTGACCGTCGTCTTCGCCACGCGCGGCGCATTGTCGGGCAACCGCCACATCGTCGAAGTGCTGCATTTCGTCGGCGCCGAAAGCTCCTTCGTCGCCACCGAATTCCAGAAGCATTTTCTGAAGATCAGCCTCAAGGGGTCGGCGATCGGCAGCGCGCTTGCCGCTCTCTTTTTCGCCTCCGCGGGCTTCTGGCAGAGCCGGACGCTCGCCACCCCGGAAACAGATCAGGCCACAGCGCTCTTCGGCACTTTTTCCGTCGGCGTGCTCGGTTATGCCGGCATCTTCGCAACGATGATCGTCATCGCGCTGCTGACCACCTTCACCGCGCGTCTGACCGTCATGCGGACGATCTACGAAATCGATACACTACGCTCGGACCCGACACGCACCGACGGCATTGCGAGTTGA
- a CDS encoding YdcF family protein, whose amino-acid sequence MTMGDTTPNPIHQDPELDHRAGLAPRRGLIRRLLRWGGFACVLTMALVFGGFLRFADSVTTLKPPAEPKADAIVVLTGGYQRIDQAVELLQKGAGKRLLISGVHPTTTPRQIRRMTQGSADLFSCCVDIGHDAIDTIGNAEEASNWIHANGYRSVIVVTNNYHMPRSLAELSYVDPDIEFIPYPVVNSDLKTRNWFTDPNAMRVMLAEYVKVLLAGARNITGFGRHTGLRSASVSAAD is encoded by the coding sequence ATGACCATGGGAGATACGACACCCAACCCGATTCACCAGGACCCGGAGCTCGACCACCGGGCGGGATTGGCGCCGCGGCGCGGGCTGATCCGCCGCCTGCTGCGTTGGGGCGGGTTTGCCTGCGTGCTGACCATGGCGCTGGTGTTCGGCGGCTTCCTGCGGTTCGCCGATTCCGTCACGACGCTGAAGCCCCCGGCCGAGCCGAAGGCAGATGCGATCGTAGTGCTGACGGGGGGCTACCAGCGCATCGACCAGGCCGTCGAGCTGCTGCAGAAGGGTGCCGGCAAACGGCTGCTGATCTCCGGCGTGCATCCGACCACGACGCCGAGGCAGATCCGCAGGATGACGCAGGGTTCAGCCGATCTCTTCTCCTGCTGCGTCGATATCGGTCACGACGCCATAGACACGATCGGCAATGCCGAGGAAGCCTCCAACTGGATCCATGCCAACGGCTACAGGAGTGTCATCGTCGTCACCAACAACTACCATATGCCGCGAAGCCTCGCCGAGCTCTCCTATGTCGATCCCGACATCGAGTTCATTCCCTATCCCGTCGTCAACTCGGATCTGAAAACCCGCAATTGGTTCACCGATCCGAACGCGATGCGCGTCATGCTCGCCGAATATGTGAAGGTGCTGCTGGCCGGCGCCCGCAACATCACCGGCTTCGGCCGCCACACCGGGCTGCGCTCGGCAAGCGTGTCCGCCGCAGACTGA
- a CDS encoding 1-acyl-sn-glycerol-3-phosphate acyltransferase, whose amino-acid sequence MIALRSVLFNTIFYANLIIRMIVLSPYYFVAPRLTAYAIPKNWARSNHWLMRVIVGTTFEIEGLENLPDGSYILAPKHQSFWDTYALLPWLKDPVYILKRELMWIPLFGWYAKKQRVIPVNRGARGKVMVEVLKRTKEELSTGRQLIIYPEGTRRPPGAEPVYKYGIARMYRDLSIPVVPVAMHPGLFWPRRSFRRYPGHFKVRILPPIMPGMDPDAFFAHLIEVSEQASDELLLETVERNPHLPLPPTAVERLAELRKVKAETA is encoded by the coding sequence ATGATCGCCCTGCGTTCCGTTCTCTTCAACACGATCTTCTACGCCAACCTCATCATCCGGATGATCGTGCTCTCGCCCTATTATTTCGTGGCGCCGCGGCTCACCGCCTATGCGATCCCGAAGAACTGGGCGCGTTCCAACCACTGGCTGATGCGGGTGATCGTCGGCACGACCTTCGAGATCGAGGGTCTGGAGAACCTGCCTGATGGTAGCTACATCCTGGCGCCGAAGCACCAGTCTTTCTGGGATACCTATGCGCTGCTGCCGTGGCTGAAGGACCCGGTCTACATCCTGAAGCGCGAGCTGATGTGGATTCCGCTGTTCGGCTGGTACGCCAAAAAGCAGCGGGTGATCCCGGTCAATCGCGGCGCCCGCGGCAAGGTGATGGTGGAAGTGCTCAAACGCACGAAAGAAGAGCTTTCGACCGGCCGCCAGCTGATCATCTATCCCGAGGGCACCCGCCGTCCGCCGGGTGCAGAACCGGTCTATAAATACGGCATCGCCCGCATGTACCGCGATCTCAGCATCCCGGTCGTGCCGGTCGCCATGCATCCCGGCCTCTTCTGGCCGCGGCGAAGCTTCCGCCGTTATCCCGGCCATTTCAAAGTGAGGATCCTGCCGCCGATCATGCCCGGCATGGATCCGGACGCCTTTTTCGCCCATCTGATCGAGGTATCGGAACAGGCAAGCGACGAGCTTCTTCTGGAGACCGTCGAGCGAAATCCGCATCTGCCGCTGCCGCCGACAGCGGTCGAAAGGCTGGCGGAGCTGCGTAAGGTGAAGGCGGAAACGGCCTAA
- a CDS encoding gamma-glutamylcyclotransferase has product MDEFWVFGYGSLMWNPGFEFLERADALVHGYRRSLCVRSFVHRGTRDSPGLVLGLDRGGTCRGMAFRISPDKWDEVIDYLRARELVTNVYLERRVRLQFAGGRRVEAVTYVADRDHEQYAGTLDAFEAARVVSEATGQSGPNDAYVFNTLAHLRQMGIRDQWLEQVVNEVERLRA; this is encoded by the coding sequence ATGGACGAATTTTGGGTGTTTGGCTACGGTTCGCTGATGTGGAATCCGGGCTTCGAGTTTTTAGAACGGGCCGATGCGCTGGTGCATGGTTACAGGCGTTCGCTCTGCGTCCGCTCCTTCGTCCATCGCGGCACCCGCGACAGTCCGGGCCTCGTCCTCGGCCTCGACAGAGGCGGCACCTGCCGCGGCATGGCCTTCCGTATTTCGCCGGATAAATGGGACGAGGTGATCGATTATCTCCGCGCCCGCGAACTGGTCACCAATGTTTATCTGGAGCGGCGGGTGCGGCTGCAATTTGCCGGAGGCCGCAGGGTGGAGGCGGTGACCTATGTTGCCGATCGCGACCATGAGCAATATGCCGGCACGCTCGATGCATTTGAGGCGGCGCGTGTGGTGAGCGAGGCGACGGGCCAGTCCGGGCCGAACGATGCCTATGTGTTCAACACGCTGGCGCATCTGAGGCAGATGGGTATTCGCGATCAGTGGCTGGAGCAGGTCGTCAACGAAGTGGAGCGGCTACGCGCTTAA
- a CDS encoding DUF2125 domain-containing protein: MAASSRSGSGQSSSGKKFWLLGGGILLVIALYTGGWFYAASALKTTVLKAIAPGNPAGVSGECADIEFRGYPFRIGLFCSKIDVDDNVNGVSASFGALRSAAQVYAPGNIVWELDSPAEIRTTNGLSISAQWTNLLSSLATRLKGIDHSSTVIEGLKATAVSSYTGQTISFDAARTEIHLRQNGADLDGAISVQDANTAIKDWPQIFPKFSASIDLTIAGKAGLIDGSDPSGLNGASGELRRIVADIGDGKVMTLTGPFSLDEQGLLSGKFKLEIEQLGPWGHSLKQAFPDVASTVDTATKLLKSLAGGKDKVSVDLVVDHGNATVSGFIPLGRIPPI, encoded by the coding sequence ATGGCAGCGTCAAGCCGATCCGGCAGCGGTCAATCCAGCAGCGGCAAGAAATTCTGGCTGCTGGGTGGCGGCATCCTCCTGGTGATCGCGCTTTATACCGGCGGTTGGTTCTATGCGGCATCGGCATTGAAGACCACGGTGCTGAAAGCGATCGCACCAGGCAATCCGGCGGGCGTCAGCGGCGAATGCGCCGATATCGAATTCCGCGGCTATCCTTTCCGTATCGGCCTGTTCTGCTCCAAGATCGATGTCGACGACAATGTCAACGGCGTCTCGGCCAGTTTCGGCGCGCTGCGCTCGGCAGCCCAGGTCTACGCGCCCGGCAATATCGTCTGGGAACTTGATTCGCCGGCCGAAATCCGCACCACCAACGGCCTTTCGATCTCGGCGCAATGGACGAACCTGCTGTCGAGCCTTGCGACCAGGCTCAAGGGTATCGACCACAGCTCGACCGTCATCGAGGGTCTGAAAGCGACGGCGGTCTCCTCCTACACCGGCCAGACCATCAGCTTCGATGCCGCTCGCACCGAAATCCATCTGCGCCAGAACGGCGCCGATCTGGATGGCGCAATCTCGGTGCAGGATGCCAACACGGCGATCAAGGACTGGCCGCAGATCTTCCCGAAATTCTCCGCCAGCATCGATCTGACCATCGCCGGCAAGGCCGGCCTGATCGACGGCAGTGATCCGAGCGGCCTTAACGGTGCCAGCGGCGAACTGCGCCGCATCGTCGCCGACATCGGCGACGGCAAGGTGATGACGCTCACCGGGCCTTTTTCCCTTGACGAGCAGGGTCTTCTGTCCGGAAAATTCAAGCTGGAGATCGAACAGCTCGGTCCCTGGGGCCACAGCTTGAAACAGGCCTTCCCCGATGTCGCCTCGACCGTCGATACGGCGACGAAGCTCTTGAAATCGCTTGCCGGCGGCAAGGACAAGGTCTCGGTCGATCTCGTCGTCGATCACGGCAACGCCACCGTCAGCGGCTTCATCCCACTCGGCCGGATTCCGCCGATCTAA
- a CDS encoding GNAT family N-acetyltransferase — protein sequence MVEVASASQADIDWLAREDASAGKAWVSRCVAVGEYLVARQAGEIVGFLRFSRFWGRVPYMEMIRVLPGHRRSGVGTALFLAWEAAMRGEGAHLLMTSSECDESRPQDWHRRNGFVETGAIELPGLQSVPEVFFIKRIG from the coding sequence ATGGTGGAGGTGGCGAGCGCAAGTCAGGCCGATATCGACTGGCTGGCTCGCGAGGACGCCAGTGCCGGCAAGGCATGGGTATCGCGATGCGTGGCGGTTGGCGAATATCTCGTTGCCAGGCAGGCCGGCGAGATCGTTGGCTTCCTGCGGTTCTCCCGCTTCTGGGGCAGGGTTCCCTATATGGAAATGATCCGCGTTCTGCCCGGCCACCGCCGGTCGGGCGTCGGCACAGCGCTGTTTCTCGCCTGGGAAGCAGCGATGCGTGGCGAGGGTGCCCACTTGCTGATGACCTCGAGCGAATGCGACGAGAGCCGGCCGCAGGACTGGCATCGCCGCAACGGATTTGTCGAAACCGGCGCAATCGAGCTGCCCGGACTTCAGTCGGTACCCGAGGTCTTTTTTATCAAGCGGATCGGTTAG
- a CDS encoding prephenate/arogenate dehydrogenase family protein yields MNVQFDRIALIGIGLIGSSLAYDIRRLGLAREIVVATRSPDTLKRAEELGLGDRYTTSSADAVEDADLIIVSVPVGASESVAKEIAGRLKPGTIVTDVGSTKASVIAQMLPHMPDYVHFIPGHPLAGTEKSGPDAGFPGLFEGRWCIFTPVAGTDEAAMKRLRSFWEALGSKVDEMDAEHHDKVLAIVSHLPHIIAYNIVGTADDLETVTESEVIKYSASGFRDFTRLAASDPTMWRDVCLHNRDAILEMLARFSEDLAYLQRAIRWGEGDKIFELFTRTRAIRRSIVQAGQDVDAPDFGRPHALDKK; encoded by the coding sequence ATGAACGTGCAGTTCGATCGTATCGCGCTGATCGGCATCGGTCTGATCGGCTCTTCGCTCGCCTACGACATCAGGCGGCTTGGCCTTGCAAGAGAGATCGTCGTCGCGACGCGCAGCCCCGATACGCTGAAGCGCGCGGAAGAACTCGGTCTCGGCGATCGCTACACGACGTCTTCGGCCGATGCCGTCGAGGATGCCGACCTCATCATCGTTTCGGTACCGGTCGGTGCTTCGGAAAGTGTGGCGAAGGAGATCGCGGGACGCTTGAAGCCGGGCACTATCGTCACCGATGTCGGCTCCACCAAGGCCTCGGTCATCGCGCAAATGCTGCCGCATATGCCCGATTATGTGCATTTCATCCCCGGACATCCGCTGGCCGGTACGGAAAAATCCGGTCCGGATGCCGGTTTTCCCGGTCTCTTCGAAGGCCGCTGGTGCATCTTCACGCCGGTCGCCGGCACCGACGAGGCGGCGATGAAACGGCTGCGCAGCTTCTGGGAAGCGCTCGGCTCGAAGGTCGACGAGATGGATGCGGAGCATCACGACAAGGTGCTGGCGATCGTCTCGCACCTGCCGCATATCATCGCCTACAACATCGTCGGCACCGCCGACGATCTGGAGACGGTCACGGAATCGGAAGTCATCAAATATTCGGCCTCCGGCTTTCGCGACTTCACCCGCCTTGCTGCCTCAGACCCGACCATGTGGCGCGACGTCTGCCTGCACAATCGCGATGCGATCCTCGAAATGCTGGCACGCTTCTCGGAGGATCTCGCCTATCTGCAGCGCGCGATCCGCTGGGGCGAGGGCGACAAGATTTTCGAACTCTTCACCCGCACGCGCGCCATCCGCCGCTCCATCGTCCAGGCCGGCCAGGATGTCGACGCGCCCGATTTCGGCCGTCCCCACGCGCTGGATAAGAAGTAG
- the hisC gene encoding histidinol-phosphate transaminase: MSKPVPRPGILDIASYVPGKEHVPGVARVYKLSSNETPLGASPKAIEAFKAAGGDLGRYPDGQAVELREAIAAVHGLNPANILCGNGSDELLGLLCHVYLGAGDEAVITEHGFLVYKIQIMGAGATPVVVREKDYTVDVDAILAAVTEKTKIVFIANPGNPTGTYVPVSEIRRLQAGLPKHVVLVLDAAYAEYVRRNDYEAGIEVVSSNANVVMTRTFSKAYGLAALRVGWMYAPVEIVDALNRVRAPFNLNAAAIAAGAAAIRDQAFIQQAVSFNQMWVETLTQALEAIGLKVTPSVANFVLIHFPEVDGKRAADADDLLTSRGYILRAVRSYGFANALRMSIGPDEANRGVIAALTEFMGRKA; this comes from the coding sequence ATGAGCAAGCCCGTTCCGCGTCCCGGTATTCTCGATATCGCATCTTATGTGCCGGGCAAGGAACATGTGCCGGGCGTTGCCCGCGTCTACAAGCTTTCGTCCAACGAGACGCCGCTCGGTGCCAGCCCGAAGGCGATCGAGGCCTTCAAGGCTGCTGGCGGCGATCTTGGGCGCTATCCCGACGGGCAGGCGGTCGAACTGCGCGAGGCGATCGCTGCCGTGCATGGTCTCAATCCGGCAAACATCCTGTGCGGCAACGGTTCCGACGAACTGCTCGGCCTGCTTTGCCATGTCTATCTCGGCGCCGGTGATGAGGCCGTTATCACCGAGCACGGCTTCCTCGTCTACAAGATCCAGATCATGGGCGCAGGCGCCACGCCTGTCGTCGTCCGGGAAAAGGACTATACCGTCGATGTCGACGCGATCCTGGCGGCAGTGACGGAGAAGACCAAGATCGTCTTCATCGCCAATCCCGGCAATCCCACAGGTACCTATGTTCCGGTCAGCGAGATCCGCCGCCTGCAGGCCGGGCTGCCGAAGCACGTCGTGCTCGTGCTCGACGCGGCTTATGCCGAATATGTGCGCCGCAACGATTATGAAGCCGGCATCGAGGTCGTGTCCTCCAATGCCAATGTGGTGATGACCCGCACCTTCTCGAAGGCCTACGGCCTGGCGGCGCTGCGTGTCGGCTGGATGTATGCGCCCGTCGAAATCGTCGACGCGTTGAACCGGGTGCGTGCGCCCTTCAATTTGAATGCAGCGGCAATCGCCGCGGGTGCTGCGGCCATCCGCGACCAGGCTTTCATCCAGCAGGCCGTCTCCTTCAACCAGATGTGGGTCGAGACGCTCACTCAGGCGCTCGAAGCGATCGGCCTGAAGGTGACGCCTTCCGTCGCCAACTTCGTCCTCATCCATTTCCCCGAGGTCGACGGCAAACGCGCCGCCGATGCCGACGATCTGCTGACGAGCCGCGGCTATATCCTGCGCGCCGTGCGCAGCTATGGCTTCGCCAATGCGTTGCGCATGAGCATCGGGCCGGACGAGGCCAACCGCGGCGTTATCGCCGCCCTCACCGAATTCATGGGACGCAAGGCATGA
- a CDS encoding class I SAM-dependent methyltransferase, which translates to MKSNRPLITFIAMHADIVDLRQFYHSELGRLAEQSIAMALSSLWVRLPQERLVGLGYAVPFLDRFQADTERTFAFMPAGQGAVNWPMGSLSSTTLVFDEELPLPDSSIDRVLMVHSLEFAESPRETLKELWRVLAPGGRLVIVVPNRRGVWARMEHTPFGSGRPYSRGQLTHLLRETNFTPGATAEALFFPPSKLRTILRLRRAFERIGRTLWPAFSGVIIVEAQKRLYQGLPVAARASRRVFVPVLAPHGVPTTRNR; encoded by the coding sequence TTGAAGTCCAACCGCCCGCTGATAACATTTATCGCAATGCACGCCGATATCGTCGACCTACGCCAGTTCTACCATTCCGAGCTCGGGCGTCTTGCCGAGCAGTCGATCGCCATGGCGCTGTCCTCGCTCTGGGTGCGGCTGCCGCAGGAGCGCCTGGTCGGCCTCGGTTATGCCGTGCCTTTCCTCGACCGCTTCCAGGCCGATACCGAGCGCACCTTCGCCTTCATGCCGGCCGGGCAGGGCGCGGTGAACTGGCCAATGGGCTCGCTCTCGTCGACGACACTTGTCTTCGACGAGGAACTGCCGCTGCCGGATTCCTCGATTGACCGGGTGCTGATGGTGCATTCGCTGGAATTTGCCGAAAGCCCGCGCGAGACGCTGAAGGAGCTCTGGCGGGTGCTGGCGCCGGGCGGGCGGCTGGTTATTGTCGTGCCGAACCGGCGCGGTGTGTGGGCCCGCATGGAGCATACGCCCTTCGGTTCGGGCCGCCCCTATTCGCGCGGTCAGCTGACGCATCTGCTGCGTGAGACGAATTTTACCCCAGGCGCAACGGCCGAAGCGCTGTTCTTCCCGCCTTCCAAGCTCAGGACCATCCTGCGGCTTCGGCGCGCCTTCGAGCGGATCGGCCGAACGCTGTGGCCGGCCTTTTCAGGCGTCATCATCGTCGAGGCGCAGAAGCGGCTCTATCAGGGGCTGCCGGTTGCGGCACGCGCCTCTCGCCGCGTCTTCGTGCCGGTTCTGGCGCCGCATGGCGTACCGACCACACGCAACCGCTGA